In a single window of the Gossypium hirsutum isolate 1008001.06 chromosome D02, Gossypium_hirsutum_v2.1, whole genome shotgun sequence genome:
- the LOC107910272 gene encoding protein ANTI-SILENCING 1 isoform X3, whose translation MYWKNNVVSFDCFSYLDRSKWFGELPWEESLRDEHEFGKLVLFQNLDPAYSSAEVEDIVWNAFNETCRAKMVQQTALYFLLPCNVYSHRQIIGSSISLKARRGSLTLSIDYIGRF comes from the exons aTGTATTGGAAGAATAATGTGGTCTCATTTGATTGTTTCTCCTACTTG GATAGGAGCAAATGGTTTGGAGAACTT CCTTGGGAAGAAAGTTTACGGGATGAACACGAGTTTGGAAAACTTGTTCTGTTTCAGAACTTGGATCCAGCTTACTCTTCAGCAGAAGTGGAG GATATAGTTTGGAATGCCTTCAATGAAACTTGCAGAGCAAAGATGGTGCAGCAGACtgcattgtattttttattaccttGCAATGTGTACAGTCATAGGCAG attatcggaagctcaatcaGTTTGAAAGCTCGTCGGGGATctctcacactatccattgattatattggtagattctga
- the LOC107910272 gene encoding protein ANTI-SILENCING 1 isoform X2, with the protein MNKFICLILIILYNIMLDRSKWFGELPWEESLRDEHEFGKLVLFQNLDPAYSSAEVEDIVWNAFNETCRAKMVQQTALYFLLPCNVYSHRQIIGSSISLKARRGSLTLSIDYIGRF; encoded by the exons atgaataaatttatttgtttaatccTCATCATCCTGTACAATATCATGCTT GATAGGAGCAAATGGTTTGGAGAACTT CCTTGGGAAGAAAGTTTACGGGATGAACACGAGTTTGGAAAACTTGTTCTGTTTCAGAACTTGGATCCAGCTTACTCTTCAGCAGAAGTGGAG GATATAGTTTGGAATGCCTTCAATGAAACTTGCAGAGCAAAGATGGTGCAGCAGACtgcattgtattttttattaccttGCAATGTGTACAGTCATAGGCAG attatcggaagctcaatcaGTTTGAAAGCTCGTCGGGGATctctcacactatccattgattatattggtagattctga
- the LOC107910272 gene encoding protein ANTI-SILENCING 1 isoform X1 — protein MWIFLMKKYLYFAVYSCLQDRSKWFGELPWEESLRDEHEFGKLVLFQNLDPAYSSAEVEDIVWNAFNETCRAKMVQQTALYFLLPCNVYSHRQIIGSSISLKARRGSLTLSIDYIGRF, from the exons ATGTGGATATTTCTTATGAAGAAGTACTTATATTTTGCTGTTTATTCATGCTTACAGGATAGGAGCAAATGGTTTGGAGAACTT CCTTGGGAAGAAAGTTTACGGGATGAACACGAGTTTGGAAAACTTGTTCTGTTTCAGAACTTGGATCCAGCTTACTCTTCAGCAGAAGTGGAG GATATAGTTTGGAATGCCTTCAATGAAACTTGCAGAGCAAAGATGGTGCAGCAGACtgcattgtattttttattaccttGCAATGTGTACAGTCATAGGCAG attatcggaagctcaatcaGTTTGAAAGCTCGTCGGGGATctctcacactatccattgattatattggtagattctga